CCCCATGCCCCTCTAATGTGTCTTTGTGGTTGAATTTTTCGTATTGCCTTTGAACAAAATTGAACGTTTTTCAAAGGTCTCTTAGAAAAGGGGCCATCGGCCCCAGCCTGATTCCTCCTTCCAGGCAGAAAAAGACCGAAAACATCAGGCCTTGGCACTCGAGAATTTCAACTGTAACTGACTGACCATCTTGAGCTGGAGTTACAATGGGTGTTTCTCAAAGGCCCGGAAAAAATATTTTTGAAAAAATTTTTTTTTCTGCTATATTTACCGCGCCTCTTCGCTTAACTGCACTCATGTTTATTCCCGTAGTACGAAATTACCCTGCCCAACCGGTATTTCTCGCCGGGAGGGGCGTACGAGGACCTTCTTGCAGGAACCAACCGCCAACCTTGAGTATAAAGCATCCTCGGCGCGAAACCTTTGCAAAACGCATGATTTTATACAATTCCAGCCTCACACTCAAACCGGGGATCCGCCCGAGGGGTATGGAGCCGCTATGGTGCGGACAAATTTTAATGTCACAATTTGGGAATGGGAGAAAATCTCTCCCTCTCAGGCGCAGACTTTAGTTCGTGTCCATCCATAAATGAGAAAATTTATGCAAGGTCAAGGAAGGCGAAAATTTTAACCGCAGGAATACATTGAAGTATTTCGAGGATTAAAATTTGTCCGCGCTTCGCTTGGACACCCCACCCAACGGGCGGGTCCCCGGTTTGAGCCTGACGCAGAGATTGCGAAAATTGGCCATTTATGGATGGACACTAGTTCGATCGTTTTTTTGAGTAGGGGTCAAGGATTCAAGGGGCCCAGGGTTCGAGTGAGAAATCGGGATTTAAGGAAAGATGATTTTCACTTGACCCCTCGCCCCCTAACAAAGGATAGGAGTTACTGCCGGTCGGACCAGGGACCGATTCGGGTAATGAGAACCATTCTGAATTGAATCAGGTACGGAGAGATGGACGGAGAGAAGACAATCTACATCGATGGTCAAGCGTACGGTTTTAAAGACGGTGAAACGATTTTACAGGTTGCGGAGCGAAACGGGATCCATATCCCGACCCTGTGTTACCTGAAGGGGTGTACTCCGACCGGGGCGTGCCGCATCTGTGTGGTGGAAGTGGAAGGGGCCCGTTCCCTCATGGCCGCCTGTGCAACCCCTGCTGAACCCGAAATGAAGGTGAAAACGGAATCGAAAAGGGTGATTGAGGAACGCCGTCTGAATATCGAGCTGCTCCTGGCCTCGGGAAATCACAATTGCCTGGTTCAGGACCTGGATATCGAGTCATGGACGGATTTCCAACTGGACTCCCTGGCTGTCCCCGAACACGAAACCCTGTGTCCCGCGTACGGGGATTGCAGGCTCCAGGAACTGGCCGTTCAGTACCAGGTTCGGTGTAACAGTTTCACGCCTTCGGAAACCAAGTATCCCATCGAAAACGTCAATCCCTTCATTATCCGGGATTTTTCCCGTTGCGTGCTTTGCGGTCGATGCGTGCAGGCCTGTAACGAGGTTCAGGTCAACAACGCCATCAGCTACGGATACCGGGGCACTGAAGGAAAGATCGTTGCCAAAGGAGACAGACCCCTGAAGGATTCGGATTGCGTTTTCTGTGGGGAATGTATCCAGGTTTGCCCTGTCGGGGCGTTGGTGAGCAAGAAGGACCTGGAACTGGGTACCAGGGCGGGCGCGGAACGAAAGGTTCGTACAACGTGCTCCTATTGCGGTGTTGGGTGCCAGATTTATCTGCATGTAAGAGACGGCCGGGTCGTTCGGGTCACGGGTGTGGAGGACGTTGGCCCCAATCATGGGAGCCTTTGTGTGAAGGGCCGTTTCGGTTACGATTTCATCCATGATCCTGAACGGCTCACCAGACCCCTGATCAAGGAGAACGGCGAATTCCGTGAGGCGAGCTGGGAAGAGGCCCTGGATCTGGTGGCCCGTCGCCTTGGAGAAATCAAGACGGCCTCGGGTCCCGACGCCATCGGCGTGCTCACCTCGGCCAGGATCACCAATGAAGAAAATTACGTGGTGCAGAAGTTCGCCCGGGCGGTGCTGGGGACCAATAACGTCGATCACTGTGCCAGGCTCTGACACAGCTCCACGGTGGCCGGTCTGGCCGCCGCCTTTGGAAGCGGAGCAATGACTAATCCTATCGAGGACATTGAGAAGGCCGAGGTTATCCTCATTACTGGCTCCAATACCACCGAAAACCATCCCGTCCTCTCCTCATACGTTAAGCGGGCTGTTGTCCATAAAGGGGCCAAGCTGATCGTCGTGGATCCGCGAAAGATCAACATCACGCGTTTTGCCGCCAAGTGGCTCCGGCCCAACCTTGGAACGGACGTGGCCTGGATCAACGGGATGATGCATGTCATCCTGAAGGAAGGACTCTATCCGGAGGACTATGTCAAGACAAGAACGGTGGGTTTCGAGGACTTGAAAAAGACGGTGGAGAAATACACTCCTCAGTACGTGGAGGAGATCACAGGCATCCCGAAGGAGGATCTCATCGAAGCGGCGCGGATGTATGGTTCCGCCCGAGCCGCCTCCATTCTCTATGCCATGGGGATTACACAGCACATCACCGGCACGGACAACGTCAAGTCCCTGGCCAATTTGGCCATGCTTTGTGGAAACGTGGGGGTGGAAGGCGGCGGTGTCAATCCCCTGCGGGGGCAGAACAACGTCCAGGGGGCCTGCGACATGGGCGGATTGCCCAATGTCTACACGGGCTACCAGAAGGTAGCGGACGAGGCCGTGCGCAAGCGGATGGCGGAGGCCTGGGGGGTCGGGGAACTGCCTGCCGAACCGGGCTTGACCGTTACCCGTATGATGCAGGAGGCCCATGAGGGAAACCTCAAGGCCATGTACATCATAGGGGAGAACCCCATGGTCTCGGACGCTGACCTGAACCATGCCGAAGCCGGGTTGAAAAAACTGGATTTTTTGGTTGTCCAGGATATTTTCCTGACCGAGACGGCCCGGGTGGCCGACGTGGTGTTGCCGTCCGCTTCCTTCGCAGAGAAGGAGGGAACTTTCACCAACACGGAACGCAAGGTTCAGCGCGTCAGAAAGGCCGTTGAAAGCCCGGGAGAGGCCCTGGAAGACTGGCGGATCATCAGCGGGCTGGCCACCCGGATGGGCTATGAGATGACGTACGGGAGCGCCGCCGAGATCATGGAGGAGATTGGACGGGTGACCCCTTCCTATTGCGGCATCGATTTCGGGAGGCTTGAGAAGGACGGCATCCATTGGCCCTGCCCGGCGACCGACCATCCCGGGACACCTTGCCTCCACGTGGATCAGTTTACCTGCGGGCTCGGCGTGTTTCATGCAATCGATTTTAAACCTCCCGCCGAGGTCCCGGACGAGGAATACCCCCTGTACCTCACCACCGGACGCGTGCTTTTCCAGTACCACACGGGGACCATGACCATGAAAACGGACGATCTGAACGTACTCGCTCCCGAATGTTTCGTGGAGATCGCCCGAGCGGATGCCGAGACTTATGGGCTGAAGAGTGGTGATCTCGTAAGGATCGGGTCGAGGCGGGGACAGATCGAGGTCAAGACCCTTGTTTCGGAGAGGGCCGTGCCCGGCACCGTGTTCATCCCCTTCCACTACGTGAAGGCCGCCGCCAACAGGCTGACGAACAACGCCCTCGATCCCATCGCGGGTATACCGGAGTTCAAGGTTTGCGCCGTCAGGATCGAGAAGGCCTAGGAGGAGAAAGACCCATGGGATACAAAGCCGAGATCCTTTCCGCAATCAATCCGGACCTGACCCCTGAAGTGATGGAGAAAGTGGATGAGATCCTGGAACGAAACCGGGGCAAACCGGGGAGCCTGATTCCGGTCCTCGAGGAATGCCAGGGAGTCGTGGGTTATCTCCCCCTTGAACTCCAGGAGTACATTGCAGAGAGCCTCAATATCCCCGGCAGCACGGTCTTTGGGGTCGTCACCTTCTATTCCTTCTTTTCCATGGTGCCGAAAGGGCGGCACACCATCAAGGTTTGCATGGGCACCGCCTGCTACGTCAGGGGAACCAAGAGGATCATGCAGAGGCTCAAGGAGGATTTCGGTCTCGAGGTGGGTCAAACGAGTGATGACCGCAGGTTCACTCTCCAGGCTGTCCGTTGCCTCGGGGCCTGTGGATTGGCACCGGCCGTGGTGATCGACGAAGACACCCACGGAGGGGTCAGGCCGGAGAAGATCGGGAAAATCCTGGAACGCTACCAGTAGAGAAATAGGGGTCGAAGTGAAGCTGTCTGAGATCAGAGATATCCTTAAAGCCACCGTGGTGGTCGGCGAAGACAAGCTGGATATGACCATTGAAAAGGGGGCTGGAACCGACCTGATGAGCGATCTTCTCAGGGGTCCCACCAGCGGGGTGCTCCTGTTGTCGGGCCTCAACAACATTCAGACCATCCGAACCTCCGTGATCGCCGGGGTGGCAGCTTTAGTGCTGGTCAGGAATAAGACCCCGGACCAGGAAATGATCGAGCAGGCGCGGCAGCACGATTTACCGCTTCTTTCGACCCCCTTTACCATGTTTACGGCCTGTGGGAGGCTTTTCAGGCACGGGCTTCGGGGCGTGGAAGACAAATCCCCGAAGTAGGGTGCCTCCTTCATTCGCCATGCCCCAGTTGACAAAGACCTTCCCCATCAAGGCCCGGGATTTCATCAGGGCGGGTGAAGTCTCCATTCAGATCCAAGGTTTGCTTAAGACCATCGGTTTCGAACCCGCTCTGATCAGGCGCGTTTCCATCTGTGCCTATGAATCGGAGATGAACGTGGTCATGCACGGTGGGGATGGGACTTTAACCCTGAACGTGGATCCTTCCGTCATCCTCATCGAAGTGAAGGACGACGGGCCGGGGATTGAAAATATCGAATTGGCCTTCCAGGAGGGGTACAGTACTGCTTCCAAGGAATACAGGGAAATGGGATTCGGCGCGGGCATGGGTCTGCCCAATATCAAGAAAAGCGCTGATACCGTTGAAATCCGTTCCCAAAAAGGCGGGGGCACGTATCTGAAAATGTGCTTCCTGTTGAGCAGGGGCGATGGGCAAGGGACGGGAAAATAACCTGCCGACACACTATGTCCAGATCGATGACAAGCTGTGCAATGGATGCGTTCTTTGCATGAAGGCCTGCCCCACCAAGGCCATCCGGGTAAGGAACGGAAAGGCACGGATCCGGGGCGTCTGTATCGACTGCGGGGAATGTATCCGCGCCTGCCCGAGGGGGGCTGTCAAGGCGATCACGACCGTACAGGACGCCGCCAGGATGAAGCCTTACACCATTCTCAGCTCTTCACCGGTCCTTTACACCCAGTTCGGGGAAGAGGTCACACCCAACGACATCCTCCTGGCCCTCCGGAAGGTTTTCAGACATGTTTACGATCAGGCCTATGTAAACGAATTGTTCAACGTGGCCACCGAATTTTACATCCGGGAAAGGCGGGAAACGGAAGAGGAAGGATGGCCCTTGATTTCACCGATCTGCCCGGTGGTTAACCGGCTGATCGCCTATCGTTTTCCTCAGCTCTTCAAGAATATTTTGCCTCTCATCCCGCCGCGGGAGATCGCCGCCCGGGAAGTGAGACGCCGTCTTTATTGCGAGTCCGTCTTCAAGACCGAGGAATTCGGCATCTATCACCTCTCTCCCTGCTCGGCGAAGATGATCTCCATTAAGGAACCCCTGTTTTTGAACTCTTCTTATCTGGACGGGGCCCTCGGGATCAACGAGGTATACGAGGAGATCAAGAAATTTATTGGGAAAGACAACAGTAACATCATGATCCACAGATCAGGGGGTGTCGGGATCTGGTGGGGGATGTCCGGTGGGGAGATCGCCGGCCTGGACAGCGGGAAGTACCTCGCGGTCTCTGGTATGCCGGAAACCATCAAGTACCTGGAAATGATCGAAATGGGCCTCCTCGGAAATATCGAGTACGTGGAGTTTCGGGCATGTTCAGAGGGGTGCATCGGGGGACCAATGACGGCGGTGGACAAGTACGAGGCCAAGCACGTTCTGCAAAAACTGGTCCGAACTTACGGGGTCCGGAAAAAAGTGGACTATTCCCAGGCCCGGAAGGCCTACCGGGAAGGCTGGTTTTTGGCGGACCGCAAAACCGATATCCCCCCGCATCGATCCGGGACTCTCTCAATCTCCGAGGCCATTCAGAGACAGGAGCGGGTGGAAGAAGTTTACCGTCTGCTTCCCAAGAAGGAATGCGGGATCTGTGGAAGTCCCGATTGTCGTACCTTTGCGGAGGATGTGGTGGACGGGGAAGCCGATTTGGACGACTGCCCCATCCACAAAAGCAGGGACAGAAAGGTGAAGATCGTACATGAAGGCTAGAGAACTCATCAGGCTTTTTGAATTGGAAACAGCGGCAGGGGAAAAGGGGTTGGATCGGGAGATCGAGGCCGGGTACTGCGGGGACCTGCTCAGCGATGTAATGGCCAATGCCCCACGCGGGGCGGTGTGGCTCACGGTTCAATCCCACCAGAACATCGTTGCGGTGGCTGTCCTCAGGGAGATGGCGGCCGTCATCCTGGTCAACGGGCGCCCTCCGGATGAAGAGACCAAGGCGAAGGCCGAGGAAGAAGGGATCCCCATTTTCGTGACTTCCCGGGGGGCTTACGAGATGGCCGGGCTCCTTTACAAGGCCGGGATCAGCGGAAATATCGGGTGAGACGTTTCAAGGCGGACCTCCATATCCATTCCTGCCTCTCCCCCTGTGGGGATCTGGACATGAGCCCCAGGGGGATAGTGGAGGCGAGTCTTCAGAAGGGACTGGACCTGATCGCCCTTTGTGATCATAATACGGCCGAAAATGTGGGGGCCGTCATCCGGGCGGGGAAGGAACGGGGCCTGTGGGTCCTTCCCGGGATGGAGGTCAACTCTTACGAGGAGGTTCATTCTTTGGCCTTATTTGACCGGGAAGCACAGGTTCTGGAAATGCAGACGTTCGTTTATAACCACCTGCAGGGAACCAATCGCCCCGAACTTTTCGGCGAGCAGGTGGTGGCCAACGAGTTCGACGAGGTTGAAGGATTTAATGACCGGCTGTTGATCGGGGCAACGGGAATCCGGTTGGTTGACATCATTAATAAAGTCCATCGCCTGGGAGGACTTTGCATCGCCTCCCATGTGGACCGGCCCAGCTATAGTGTCGTAAGCCAACTGGGCTTCATATCACCTGGGCTGGAATTTGACGCACTCGAGGTTTCGCCCAGGACGGACCTGGAAAAGGCACGAAAGGATATTCCAGGGGCTGCGGATTACCCCTTGGTGACATTCTCGGACGCCCACTTCCTTAAGGATATCGGCGGGGTCTGCACGGAATTCCTCCTTGATCACCCCGGGATCGAGGAGATTCGGATGGCCTTGAAACAGGAGCAAGGGAGGGGCATTGTGGAGGGGCCTTGCGGGAACTAGCCCTTCATATCATGGATATTATTGAGAACGGCATCAATGCCGGGGCGGGCCTGATCCGGTTGAATATTCAGGAAGATCGAAGGAAGAATCGACTTCGGATTACCATACAGGACAACGGACGCGGTATTCCCAGGGAGATCCTGGACAAAGTGACCGATCCCTTTTTCACCACCCGGACCGCCCGCAGGGTGGGACTCGGGCTCTCGTTATTCCGGGAGGCCAGCAAACGGTGCGGGGGAGAGTTCAAGATCGATTCCAGGCCCGGTGAGGGTACGACCGTGGAGGCCACGTTTCAAATGGACCATATTGATCTGGCCCCCATGGGGGATCTCACCGGGGCCCTGACCACCCTGATGATGGGAAGCCCGGAGGTGGATTTCCTTTACACCCATGAAATCGATGGAAGGCGGTTCGTCCTGGATACGAGGGAGATCAGGGAAACTCTGGATGGGGTCCCCCTGAATAATGCCCGGATCCTGAAGTTTATTTCCGATATGATCGAAGGGGGAGTCGAGGAGATAAGAGGGCTGCAAGAAAAAGGGGGAGAAGGGATCGAGGACTGAGCCCGGGGCAGCATCCCTGCCGCCTTTCAGCGGTCGTGGGAGAGGACCCGGGTTCAGGATGCAGGGAAAATACGGCAAGAACGGTTGATAGTGGGGAGGAGACGTCATGGCCAAACTGACCATCGAGGACCTCAAGAGAATCAAAGAGCAGGTTAAAAAGGATACGGCCCTGCGGGAGGGCGGCGCCACGGTGAAGATCACGGTTCACATGGGGACTTGCGGGATCGCCGCCGGAGCAAGGGAGGTGATGGACGCCCTATTGCAGGAAATGGCGGAGACGGACCGGCAGGATATCCGGGTGGTCACCTCGGGGTGCATGGGGATGTGCAGCAGCGAGCCCAACGTGACGGTGGAGGTGCAAGGACACGACCCTGTGGTTTATCAAGGGATGGACGCTAATAAGATGCGGCAGGTCTTCAAACGACATGTATTGCTGGGGGAAGTTCAGACCGACTTCGCGTTGGCCAGGATGAAAGAAGAATCCCCTGAGGAGGGGTCTGCTGAACAGGAGACGTAGGAAGGAAATCGGGAAACGGGGTTTTTCAGGTAAGGGTTAACCGGCGACTCTCTCGGGCATTGACTCGAAAACTCAGCGGCCGGGAGGGCGTATTGTTGTAAAAAACTCACTTATCTCGAAGGGTTGGAGAATTCAAAAGGGAAAAACGGTGATCGGCGAGAGCAAAAAGGACCGATGGGCCGGACGTGGTTTTAGGTATCATGGCAATTCAAGGCACGGACTAAGGAGAATCCTATGAGCACTTACCGAACCCACCTCCTCCTTTGCGGGGGAACGGCGTGTCACGCCACCGGGAGCCAGGCAGTCAAGGAAGCTCTGCTGAAAGAAATCGCAAAGCAGGGCCTGGAAAAGGAAGTACGGGTGATTGAAACCGGCTGTAACGGCTTCTGCGCCCAGGGACCCGTTATGGTAGTCCAACCGGAAGGCATCTTTTACCAGAAGCTCACTCCCAAGGATATCCCTTACCTCGTGGAGGAACACTTCCTAAAGGGCCGTCCCGTGGAGAGACTTTTCTACGTGGAGCCGGCCTCTTCCGAGACCATACCGGGCATGAACGAAATCCCCTTCTTTTCACGCCAGGTCTTGAGGGTCTTGAGAAACAAGGGGGCCATTGATCCTGAAAAGATAGATGAATACATCGCCCGGGACGGGTATCTCGGCACCGCAAAGGCCCTCCTGGAGATGACGCCCGATGAGATCATCGCCGAGCTGGAAAAATCCGGGTTGAGGGGGCGCGGCGGGGCCGGATTCCCCACCTATCTCAAGTGGAAGTTCGCCAAGGCCTCTCCCGGAGAAGTCAAATACATGCTTTGCAACGCCGACGAAGGAGACCCCGGTGCCTTTATGGATCGAAGCGTACTGGAGGCGGATCCCCATGCCGTGCTGGAGGGCATGATCATCGGGGCCAAGACCATCGGTGCCCACTATGGATACATTTACTGTCGTGCGGAATACCCTCTCGCCCTTCGGCGTCTTGACATCGCCATCTCGCAGGCAAGGGAGTACGGCCTCCTGGGAAAAGATATCCTGGGAAGCGGTTTTGATTTCGACCTGGAGGTTTACCAGGGGGCCGGGGCCTTTGTCTGCGGCGAGGAGACGGCCCTCATGCATTCCATCGAGGGAAAGAGGGGCATGCCGAGACCCAGGCCGCCTTTCCCGGCCCAGCAGGGGCTGTGGAAAAGACCGAGTGTGCTGAACAACGTGGAGACCCTTGCCAACGTGCCCCAGATCATCCTGAAGGGTGGAGACTGGTATGCAAGTGTCGGAACGGAGGGGAGCAAGGGGACCAAGGTGTTCGCCCTCAGCGGGGACGTGATTAATATCGGCCTGGTAGAAGTGCCCATGGGGATCACCCTCAGGGACATCATTTTCGAGATCGGGGGGGGGATCCCCGACGGCAAAAAGTTTAAGGCGGTACAGCTGGGTGGCCCCTCGGGCGGATGCGTGCCCGAACATCTCCTGGATACGCCCACTGACTACGAGGCGATTTCCAAGGTAGGGGCCATCATGGGTTCGGGCGGCATGATCGTCATGGATGAGGAGACCTGCATGGTCGATATGGCCCGTTTCTTCATCGATTTCTGCAAGGAAGAATCTTGCGGGAAGTGCACTCCCTGCAGGGAGGGCACCAAGAGGATGCTGGAAATCCTGGAGAGGATCACCGAAGGGAAGGGGGAAATCGAGGATATCGAACGGTTGGAGGAGTTGAGCCGGTTCGTCAAGGATTCCGCACTCTGCGGACTTGGACAGACGGCTCCCAACCCGGTGCTCTCCACGATCCGATATTTCAGGGAGGAATACGAGGCCCATATCCTCGAGGGGCGTTGTCCCGCCCTTGTGTGCCAGGCTTTGATCACCTATTCCATTGACACGGAGGCATGTAAGTCCTGCGGTCTTTGCAAGAAGAATTGCCCGGCAGAGGCTATAACGGGCTCCAAGAAACCACCCGAGCCCTTTGTGATCCATGAGGAAAAGTGTATCCATTGCGGGGTGTGCTTCAGTGGATGCCCCTTCGACGCCATAAAAAAGAGCTCGGGGAGCAAGGTGGCCCGGGCGGCTTAGGGGGGATGATTCCCGGAAGTCTTTGCGGGACGGCTGAAGCCTTTTCCCTGTCCCCCGGGGGCAAAGCGCCCCTGATCCCGGGACAGGTCTTCATTGAACCCGGAGGAAGGGTGTGTTGATTCGCATAGAGCGGTTCTGCTGCCTTTTCATCGCATGTCTGGCTTTATCGGCGGTTGCCTCGGCGTGGATGCCCTCTGAGGCCAATGGACAGGTCCGGCGGGGAAAGGCCGTCCCTGCCCATCGACTCCCGGAATCATTGAGGACGCTTGAGATCAAAGACTTCTACGTGCCCGGGGACCTGAAAGCGGTGGGGCGTATTCAACGCATGAGCGGGACCGTAGTGGTGGTCCATGAACCATCGAAGAAGGCTTACTTTGGTGCGGCTGGAGACCTGATACATGAAAAGGACACCATCATAACCCTACCTGATTCCCGGTGCCGGATCTCTTTTTCCGGTGATGACGTGGTGGCCATGGCCCCCGACACCCGTTTCAGCGTAGAGCTTTACCGGGAGCAGGAGATGGAGGGAAAACGGTCTTTTTTCAGTATGTTGAAGGGTAAGGCCATGTTTTATGCCCTTCGCCTTTTCAGGTACAGGGACACCCGGTTCAGGGTGAAGACTCCTACGGCCATCGTGGGGGTCAGGGGGACCAAGTTCGGGATTCATGTTTACTGGGTTGAAGAGCGGCGGGCCGATGGGGCAGGGATCAGGATAGCAGACCGCAGGGACAATGCGGACCTCTATTTGGCCCAGGCCGGTTCCGAGGAGGGCGGGATAAAGAGTTATACAGACTGTTTTTCGGAGGACGGCATCCTGGATGTAAACGGAAGGATCGTTCATCCCGGCGAGATGTTCAAGGGGGACACAGGACTCG
This genomic stretch from Deltaproteobacteria bacterium harbors:
- a CDS encoding serine kinase, giving the protein MKARELIRLFELETAAGEKGLDREIEAGYCGDLLSDVMANAPRGAVWLTVQSHQNIVAVAVLREMAAVILVNGRPPDEETKAKAEEEGIPIFVTSRGAYEMAGLLYKAGISGNIG
- a CDS encoding 4Fe-4S dicluster domain-containing protein encodes the protein MGKGRENNLPTHYVQIDDKLCNGCVLCMKACPTKAIRVRNGKARIRGVCIDCGECIRACPRGAVKAITTVQDAARMKPYTILSSSPVLYTQFGEEVTPNDILLALRKVFRHVYDQAYVNELFNVATEFYIRERRETEEEGWPLISPICPVVNRLIAYRFPQLFKNILPLIPPREIAAREVRRRLYCESVFKTEEFGIYHLSPCSAKMISIKEPLFLNSSYLDGALGINEVYEEIKKFIGKDNSNIMIHRSGGVGIWWGMSGGEIAGLDSGKYLAVSGMPETIKYLEMIEMGLLGNIEYVEFRACSEGCIGGPMTAVDKYEAKHVLQKLVRTYGVRKKVDYSQARKAYREGWFLADRKTDIPPHRSGTLSISEAIQRQERVEEVYRLLPKKECGICGSPDCRTFAEDVVDGEADLDDCPIHKSRDRKVKIVHEG
- a CDS encoding (2Fe-2S) ferredoxin domain-containing protein, translated to MAKLTIEDLKRIKEQVKKDTALREGGATVKITVHMGTCGIAAGAREVMDALLQEMAETDRQDIRVVTSGCMGMCSSEPNVTVEVQGHDPVVYQGMDANKMRQVFKRHVLLGEVQTDFALARMKEESPEEGSAEQET
- a CDS encoding ATP-binding protein — its product is MPQLTKTFPIKARDFIRAGEVSIQIQGLLKTIGFEPALIRRVSICAYESEMNVVMHGGDGTLTLNVDPSVILIEVKDDGPGIENIELAFQEGYSTASKEYREMGFGAGMGLPNIKKSADTVEIRSQKGGGTYLKMCFLLSRGDGQGTGK
- a CDS encoding ATP-binding protein → MRELALHIMDIIENGINAGAGLIRLNIQEDRRKNRLRITIQDNGRGIPREILDKVTDPFFTTRTARRVGLGLSLFREASKRCGGEFKIDSRPGEGTTVEATFQMDHIDLAPMGDLTGALTTLMMGSPEVDFLYTHEIDGRRFVLDTREIRETLDGVPLNNARILKFISDMIEGGVEEIRGLQEKGGEGIED
- the nuoF gene encoding NADH-quinone oxidoreductase subunit NuoF; amino-acid sequence: MSTYRTHLLLCGGTACHATGSQAVKEALLKEIAKQGLEKEVRVIETGCNGFCAQGPVMVVQPEGIFYQKLTPKDIPYLVEEHFLKGRPVERLFYVEPASSETIPGMNEIPFFSRQVLRVLRNKGAIDPEKIDEYIARDGYLGTAKALLEMTPDEIIAELEKSGLRGRGGAGFPTYLKWKFAKASPGEVKYMLCNADEGDPGAFMDRSVLEADPHAVLEGMIIGAKTIGAHYGYIYCRAEYPLALRRLDIAISQAREYGLLGKDILGSGFDFDLEVYQGAGAFVCGEETALMHSIEGKRGMPRPRPPFPAQQGLWKRPSVLNNVETLANVPQIILKGGDWYASVGTEGSKGTKVFALSGDVINIGLVEVPMGITLRDIIFEIGGGIPDGKKFKAVQLGGPSGGCVPEHLLDTPTDYEAISKVGAIMGSGGMIVMDEETCMVDMARFFIDFCKEESCGKCTPCREGTKRMLEILERITEGKGEIEDIERLEELSRFVKDSALCGLGQTAPNPVLSTIRYFREEYEAHILEGRCPALVCQALITYSIDTEACKSCGLCKKNCPAEAITGSKKPPEPFVIHEEKCIHCGVCFSGCPFDAIKKSSGSKVARAA
- the nuoE gene encoding NADH-quinone oxidoreductase subunit NuoE yields the protein MGYKAEILSAINPDLTPEVMEKVDEILERNRGKPGSLIPVLEECQGVVGYLPLELQEYIAESLNIPGSTVFGVVTFYSFFSMVPKGRHTIKVCMGTACYVRGTKRIMQRLKEDFGLEVGQTSDDRRFTLQAVRCLGACGLAPAVVIDEDTHGGVRPEKIGKILERYQ
- the fdhF gene encoding formate dehydrogenase subunit alpha — translated: MDGEKTIYIDGQAYGFKDGETILQVAERNGIHIPTLCYLKGCTPTGACRICVVEVEGARSLMAACATPAEPEMKVKTESKRVIEERRLNIELLLASGNHNCLVQDLDIESWTDFQLDSLAVPEHETLCPAYGDCRLQELAVQYQVRCNSFTPSETKYPIENVNPFIIRDFSRCVLCGRCVQACNEVQVNNAISYGYRGTEGKIVAKGDRPLKDSDCVFCGECIQVCPVGALVSKKDLELGTRAGAERKVRTTCSYCGVGCQIYLHVRDGRVVRVTGVEDVGPNHGSLCVKGRFGYDFIHDPERLTRPLIKENGEFREASWEEALDLVARRLGEIKTASGPDAIGVLTSARITNEENYVVQKFARAVLGTNNVDHCARLUHSSTVAGLAAAFGSGAMTNPIEDIEKAEVILITGSNTTENHPVLSSYVKRAVVHKGAKLIVVDPRKINITRFAAKWLRPNLGTDVAWINGMMHVILKEGLYPEDYVKTRTVGFEDLKKTVEKYTPQYVEEITGIPKEDLIEAARMYGSARAASILYAMGITQHITGTDNVKSLANLAMLCGNVGVEGGGVNPLRGQNNVQGACDMGGLPNVYTGYQKVADEAVRKRMAEAWGVGELPAEPGLTVTRMMQEAHEGNLKAMYIIGENPMVSDADLNHAEAGLKKLDFLVVQDIFLTETARVADVVLPSASFAEKEGTFTNTERKVQRVRKAVESPGEALEDWRIISGLATRMGYEMTYGSAAEIMEEIGRVTPSYCGIDFGRLEKDGIHWPCPATDHPGTPCLHVDQFTCGLGVFHAIDFKPPAEVPDEEYPLYLTTGRVLFQYHTGTMTMKTDDLNVLAPECFVEIARADAETYGLKSGDLVRIGSRRGQIEVKTLVSERAVPGTVFIPFHYVKAAANRLTNNALDPIAGIPEFKVCAVRIEKA
- a CDS encoding PHP domain-containing protein, yielding MRRFKADLHIHSCLSPCGDLDMSPRGIVEASLQKGLDLIALCDHNTAENVGAVIRAGKERGLWVLPGMEVNSYEEVHSLALFDREAQVLEMQTFVYNHLQGTNRPELFGEQVVANEFDEVEGFNDRLLIGATGIRLVDIINKVHRLGGLCIASHVDRPSYSVVSQLGFISPGLEFDALEVSPRTDLEKARKDIPGAADYPLVTFSDAHFLKDIGGVCTEFLLDHPGIEEIRMALKQEQGRGIVEGPCGN